Proteins found in one Zea mays cultivar B73 chromosome 1, Zm-B73-REFERENCE-NAM-5.0, whole genome shotgun sequence genomic segment:
- the LOC100273716 gene encoding proteasome assembly chaperone 3 isoform X2 has product MEVPMNSTQSGPHFPVQHQSLSLDIKGNKTDIVISKYEDTFLLIVAQIGCMGTILAAKKDESVFSDPTYNVSVLFGKRNEPLLQACARQLIEHISGSGSARSLVISLGLKDHSQGTLKDIIVAVIENRLW; this is encoded by the exons ATGGAGGTGCCAATGAACTCTACGCAATCTGGTCCTCACTTCCCTGTGCAGCATCAGTCCCTCTCATTAGACATCAAG GGAAATAAAACAGATATTGTTATCAGTAAATATGAAGATACCTTTCTG CTGATTGTGGCACAAATCGGCTGCATGGGAACCATACTAGCTGCCAA GAAAGACGAAAGTGTTTTCTCGGACCCAACCTACAATGTGTCTGTTCTTTTTGGGAAGAGAAATGAG CCACTCCTACAAGCTTGCGCACGTCAACTTATTGAGCACATAAG TGGCAGTGGCTCAGCTCGGTCATTGGTTATTTCTCTGGGTCTGAAAGATCATTCTCAG GGAACACTGAAGGATATCATTGTAGCTGTGATCGAGAATCGCCTTTGGTGA
- the LOC100273716 gene encoding proteasome assembly chaperone 3 isoform X3: protein MEVPMNSTQSGPHFPVQHQSLSLDIKGNKTDIVISKYEDTFLLIVAQIGCMGTILAAKKDESVFSDPTYNVSVLFGKRNEPLLQACARQLIEHISGSARSLVISLGLKDHSQGTLKDIIVAVIENRLW from the exons ATGGAGGTGCCAATGAACTCTACGCAATCTGGTCCTCACTTCCCTGTGCAGCATCAGTCCCTCTCATTAGACATCAAG GGAAATAAAACAGATATTGTTATCAGTAAATATGAAGATACCTTTCTG CTGATTGTGGCACAAATCGGCTGCATGGGAACCATACTAGCTGCCAA GAAAGACGAAAGTGTTTTCTCGGACCCAACCTACAATGTGTCTGTTCTTTTTGGGAAGAGAAATGAG CCACTCCTACAAGCTTGCGCACGTCAACTTATTGAGCACATAAG TGGCTCAGCTCGGTCATTGGTTATTTCTCTGGGTCTGAAAGATCATTCTCAG GGAACACTGAAGGATATCATTGTAGCTGTGATCGAGAATCGCCTTTGGTGA
- the LOC100273716 gene encoding proteasome assembly chaperone 3 isoform X1, whose protein sequence is MEVPMNSTQSGPHFPVQHQSLSLDIKGNKTDIVISKYEDTFLLIVAQIGCMGTILAAKYACFFLGKFVLLSMKDESVFSDPTYNVSVLFGKRNEPLLQACARQLIEHISGSGSARSLVISLGLKDHSQGTLKDIIVAVIENRLW, encoded by the exons ATGGAGGTGCCAATGAACTCTACGCAATCTGGTCCTCACTTCCCTGTGCAGCATCAGTCCCTCTCATTAGACATCAAG GGAAATAAAACAGATATTGTTATCAGTAAATATGAAGATACCTTTCTG CTGATTGTGGCACAAATCGGCTGCATGGGAACCATACTAGCTGCCAAGTACGCTTGTTTCTTTCTAGGCAAATTCGTTCTCCTAAGCAT GAAAGACGAAAGTGTTTTCTCGGACCCAACCTACAATGTGTCTGTTCTTTTTGGGAAGAGAAATGAG CCACTCCTACAAGCTTGCGCACGTCAACTTATTGAGCACATAAG TGGCAGTGGCTCAGCTCGGTCATTGGTTATTTCTCTGGGTCTGAAAGATCATTCTCAG GGAACACTGAAGGATATCATTGTAGCTGTGATCGAGAATCGCCTTTGGTGA